In Zingiber officinale cultivar Zhangliang chromosome 8B, Zo_v1.1, whole genome shotgun sequence, a single genomic region encodes these proteins:
- the LOC122017388 gene encoding rac-like GTP-binding protein RHO1 yields the protein MSASRFIKCVTVGDGAVGKTCMLISYTSNTFPTDYVPTVFDNFSANVIVDGNTVNLGLWDTAGQEDYNRLRPLSYRGADVFLLAFSLISKASYENVAKKWIPELKHYAPGVPVILVGTKLDLRDDKQFFIDHPGAQPISNAQGEELKRTIEAPAYIECSSKSQQNIKGVFDMAIKVVLQPPKQKKNKGKGLCSIL from the exons ATGAGTGCATCGAGGTTCATCAAGTGCGTCACCGTGGGCGACGGCGCCGTCGGCAAGACCTGCATGCTCATATCCTACACCAGCAACACATTTCCCACG GATTACGTTCCAACTGTGTTCGACAATTTCAGTGCGAATGTGATTGTTGATGGGAACACAGTTAATTTGGGCCTCTGGGATACTGCAG GTCAAGAGGATTACAACAGACTCCGACCATTGAGCTACCGAGGCGCCGATGTCTTTCTACTAGCCTTCTCTTTGATAAGTAAAGCTAGCTACGAGAATGTGGCCAAGAAG TGGATTCCTGAACTGAAGCACTACGCGCCTGGTGTGCCGGTTATTCTCGTCGGGACAAAACTTG ATCTTCGTGATGACAAACAGTTTTTCATCGATCACCCTGGTGCTCAACCAATAAGTAATGCTCAG GGAGAAGAGCTGAAAAGAACTATTGAAGCACCTGCCTATATTGAGTGCAGTTCGAAGAGCCAACAA AATATTAAGGGGGTTTTCGATATGGCTATCAAGGTGGTTCTTCAACCTCCCAAACAAAAGAAAAATAAGGGGAAGGGTCTGTGCTCTATTCTATGA
- the LOC122017940 gene encoding probable BOI-related E3 ubiquitin-protein ligase 2 isoform X2 yields MDLITLEDAHFQSLCQPFEQQRQQEVLFTSPSTSALLPTSSYSIDQSLLVDMTISVASLMQTYQEEMNWYLQLQNERLVESLFEQRKRHVDSLLNNLQAKAAVLLKVKEDNLSIAIMRHQELCERLKKTEESKELWESIARQNAAQVSSLRRVLEQIQQPQFSSTNPDTAVGINSTSPMEIRKELKPAKDGDDKVIIQCRCCGAHNACQLLLPCRHLCTCKQCTDILASCPVCSSKIRGNVKVLF; encoded by the exons ATGGATTTGATCACCTTAGAAG ATGCCCACTTCCAAAGTTTGTGTCAACCTTTTGAACAACAAAGACAACAAGAAGTCTTGTTTACATCCCCTTCTACATCAGCTTTGCTTCCAACTTCATCCTATTCTATCGATCAATCTCTCTTGGTTGATATGACAATTTCCGTAGCATCATTGATGCAGACATATCAAGAAGAAATGAACTGGTATCTCCAATTACAG AATGAGAGGCTAGTGGAGTCACTTTTTGAGCAGAGAAAGCGGCATGTGGATTCTCTTTTGAATAATTTGCAAGCAAAGGCCGCCGTGCTACTTAAGGTGAAAGAAGATAACCTCTCCATTGCGATCATGAGACACCAAGAATTATGTGAGCGGCTAAAGAAGACTGAGGAGTCAAAAGAGTTATGGGAAAGTATTGCAAGGCAAAACGCCGCCCAGGTTTCATCTCTTCGAAGGGTGCTTGAACAGATACAACAACCTCAGTTCTCCTCTACGAACCCAGACACAGCAGTTGGCATCAATTCCACCTCACCAATGGAAATCAGAAAAGAATTGAAGCCAGCAAAGGATGGGGATGACAAGGTCATTATCCAGTGCAGGTGTTGTGGTGCTCACAATGCATGCCAACTCCTCCTCCCTTGTCGTCATCTTTGTACATGCAAGCAATGTACAGACATCCTAGCTTCATGCCCTGTTTGCAGCTCTAAGATAAGAGGTAACGTGAAGGTCCTGTTTTGA
- the LOC122017940 gene encoding probable BOI-related E3 ubiquitin-protein ligase 2 isoform X3 codes for MRRSRGFRLIPRALAEHLRVGSQPSRHWWSFRPRDAHENERLVESLFEQRKRHVDSLLNNLQAKAAVLLKVKEDNLSIAIMRHQELCERLKKTEESKELWESIARQNAAQVSSLRRVLEQIQQPQFSSTNPDTAVGINSTSPMEIRKELKPAKDGDDKVIIQCRCCGAHNACQLLLPCRHLCTCKQCTDILASCPVCSSKIRGNVKVLF; via the exons ATGAGACGGTCGAGGGGCTTCAGATTGATTCCTCGTGCACTGGCCGAACACCTTCGGGTCGGGAGCCAACCTAGCCGACATTGGTGGAGTTTCCGGCCGCGCGACGCCCACGAG AATGAGAGGCTAGTGGAGTCACTTTTTGAGCAGAGAAAGCGGCATGTGGATTCTCTTTTGAATAATTTGCAAGCAAAGGCCGCCGTGCTACTTAAGGTGAAAGAAGATAACCTCTCCATTGCGATCATGAGACACCAAGAATTATGTGAGCGGCTAAAGAAGACTGAGGAGTCAAAAGAGTTATGGGAAAGTATTGCAAGGCAAAACGCCGCCCAGGTTTCATCTCTTCGAAGGGTGCTTGAACAGATACAACAACCTCAGTTCTCCTCTACGAACCCAGACACAGCAGTTGGCATCAATTCCACCTCACCAATGGAAATCAGAAAAGAATTGAAGCCAGCAAAGGATGGGGATGACAAGGTCATTATCCAGTGCAGGTGTTGTGGTGCTCACAATGCATGCCAACTCCTCCTCCCTTGTCGTCATCTTTGTACATGCAAGCAATGTACAGACATCCTAGCTTCATGCCCTGTTTGCAGCTCTAAGATAAGAGGTAACGTGAAGGTCCTGTTTTGA
- the LOC122017940 gene encoding probable BOI-related E3 ubiquitin-protein ligase 2 isoform X1: MDLITLEGPLPFLPTDGADAHFQSLCQPFEQQRQQEVLFTSPSTSALLPTSSYSIDQSLLVDMTISVASLMQTYQEEMNWYLQLQNERLVESLFEQRKRHVDSLLNNLQAKAAVLLKVKEDNLSIAIMRHQELCERLKKTEESKELWESIARQNAAQVSSLRRVLEQIQQPQFSSTNPDTAVGINSTSPMEIRKELKPAKDGDDKVIIQCRCCGAHNACQLLLPCRHLCTCKQCTDILASCPVCSSKIRGNVKVLF, from the exons ATGGATTTGATCACCTTAGAAG GTCCTCTTCCATTCCTTCCAACTGATGGTGCAGATGCCCACTTCCAAAGTTTGTGTCAACCTTTTGAACAACAAAGACAACAAGAAGTCTTGTTTACATCCCCTTCTACATCAGCTTTGCTTCCAACTTCATCCTATTCTATCGATCAATCTCTCTTGGTTGATATGACAATTTCCGTAGCATCATTGATGCAGACATATCAAGAAGAAATGAACTGGTATCTCCAATTACAG AATGAGAGGCTAGTGGAGTCACTTTTTGAGCAGAGAAAGCGGCATGTGGATTCTCTTTTGAATAATTTGCAAGCAAAGGCCGCCGTGCTACTTAAGGTGAAAGAAGATAACCTCTCCATTGCGATCATGAGACACCAAGAATTATGTGAGCGGCTAAAGAAGACTGAGGAGTCAAAAGAGTTATGGGAAAGTATTGCAAGGCAAAACGCCGCCCAGGTTTCATCTCTTCGAAGGGTGCTTGAACAGATACAACAACCTCAGTTCTCCTCTACGAACCCAGACACAGCAGTTGGCATCAATTCCACCTCACCAATGGAAATCAGAAAAGAATTGAAGCCAGCAAAGGATGGGGATGACAAGGTCATTATCCAGTGCAGGTGTTGTGGTGCTCACAATGCATGCCAACTCCTCCTCCCTTGTCGTCATCTTTGTACATGCAAGCAATGTACAGACATCCTAGCTTCATGCCCTGTTTGCAGCTCTAAGATAAGAGGTAACGTGAAGGTCCTGTTTTGA
- the LOC122016361 gene encoding WD-40 repeat-containing protein MSI2-like isoform X2 yields MTVTESDEGREAGEDYRSWKVNTPILYDLVISHPLRWPSLTVRWLPGSSPSSSSGSSRGGATHRLLLGSHTSDYAPNFFMTADVLFPLPPEAHPGAPLPKVEISQTIPHHGKVNRARFMPQRPSVVATMTQDAEVHVFDCERRPLRPVEGEESGPDVVLRGLSKEGYGISWSPHKEGFLLCGSYDSKICLWDVGMMPEEKILDARYLFEAHTDSVEDVAWHLKNEHMFGSVGNDHLLMIWDVRSSASGKPQQSLKAHENEVNSLSFNPFNDWILATASKDSTVNLFDLRKLTTSLHTCLSHVGSVVQVEWSPSHETIFATSATDKRLIIWDLNRLLGHKPLYAATPRPDQTT; encoded by the exons ATGACGGTGACGGAGTCTGATGAGGGCCGCGAGGCGGGTGAGGATTACCGTTCGTGGAAGGTGAACACCCCTATTCTATACGACCTCGTCATCTCCCACCCCCTCAGGTGGCCCTCCCTCACAGTCCGATGGCTCCCGGGCTCGTCGCCGTCTTCCTCCTCCGGAAGCAGCCGCGGCGGCGCCACCCACCGCCTCCTCCTCGGCAGTCACACCTCCGACTACGCTCCTAACTTCTTCATGACGGCCGACGTGCTTTTCCCCCTCCCTCCCGAGGCCCATCCCGGCGCGCCGCTCCCCAAGGTCGAGATCTCGCAGACCATCCCTCATCACGGAAAGGTCAATCGCGCCCGATTCATGCCGCAGAGACCATCGGTTGTAGCCACCATGACCCAAGACGCGGAGGTTCACGTGTTCGACTGCGAGCGGCGGCCACTGAGGCCGGTCGAGGGGGAGGAGAGTGGTCCGGACGTCGTCTTGAGGGGCCTCTCCAAGGAGGGATATGGGATCTCGTGGAGTCCGCACAAGGAGGGCTTTCTTTTGTGCGGATCGTATGATTCCAAGATCTGTCTGTGGGATGTGGGAATGATGCCGGAAGAGAAGATTCTTGATGCAAGATACCTGTTTGAG GCCCATACTGATTCTGTTGAGGATGTTGCTTGGCACTTGAAGAATGAACACATGTTTGGGTCCGTTGGGAATGACCATCTTTTGATGATTTGGGACGTTCGCTCATCGGCATCTGGAAAGCCACAACAGTCATTAAAAGCCCATGAAAATGAG GTCAATTCACTATCATTTAATCCGTTTAATGACTGGATTTTGGCAACAGCGTCTAAAGACAGTACAGTTAACCTATTTGACCTTCGGAAGCTCACTACAAGTTTACATACATGTTTGAGTCATGT AGGATCTGTTGTTCAAGTGGAATGGAGCCCGAGTCATGAAACTATTTTTGCTACCTCTGCTACTGACAAAAGGCTGATAATTTGGGACCTTAACCG ACTTCTTGGGCACAAACCGCTCTATGCGGCAACCCCTCGGCCTGATCAGACCACCTAG
- the LOC122016361 gene encoding histone-binding protein MSI1-like isoform X1: MTVTESDEGREAGEDYRSWKVNTPILYDLVISHPLRWPSLTVRWLPGSSPSSSSGSSRGGATHRLLLGSHTSDYAPNFFMTADVLFPLPPEAHPGAPLPKVEISQTIPHHGKVNRARFMPQRPSVVATMTQDAEVHVFDCERRPLRPVEGEESGPDVVLRGLSKEGYGISWSPHKEGFLLCGSYDSKICLWDVGMMPEEKILDARYLFEAHTDSVEDVAWHLKNEHMFGSVGNDHLLMIWDVRSSASGKPQQSLKAHENEVNSLSFNPFNDWILATASKDSTVNLFDLRKLTTSLHTCLSHVGSVVQVEWSPSHETIFATSATDKRLIIWDLNRIGDEQTADEAVFGPPEAFFVHAGHTAKISEFSWNPEEPWVIASVADDNILQVWQMAERYRDDGSNDHR, translated from the exons ATGACGGTGACGGAGTCTGATGAGGGCCGCGAGGCGGGTGAGGATTACCGTTCGTGGAAGGTGAACACCCCTATTCTATACGACCTCGTCATCTCCCACCCCCTCAGGTGGCCCTCCCTCACAGTCCGATGGCTCCCGGGCTCGTCGCCGTCTTCCTCCTCCGGAAGCAGCCGCGGCGGCGCCACCCACCGCCTCCTCCTCGGCAGTCACACCTCCGACTACGCTCCTAACTTCTTCATGACGGCCGACGTGCTTTTCCCCCTCCCTCCCGAGGCCCATCCCGGCGCGCCGCTCCCCAAGGTCGAGATCTCGCAGACCATCCCTCATCACGGAAAGGTCAATCGCGCCCGATTCATGCCGCAGAGACCATCGGTTGTAGCCACCATGACCCAAGACGCGGAGGTTCACGTGTTCGACTGCGAGCGGCGGCCACTGAGGCCGGTCGAGGGGGAGGAGAGTGGTCCGGACGTCGTCTTGAGGGGCCTCTCCAAGGAGGGATATGGGATCTCGTGGAGTCCGCACAAGGAGGGCTTTCTTTTGTGCGGATCGTATGATTCCAAGATCTGTCTGTGGGATGTGGGAATGATGCCGGAAGAGAAGATTCTTGATGCAAGATACCTGTTTGAG GCCCATACTGATTCTGTTGAGGATGTTGCTTGGCACTTGAAGAATGAACACATGTTTGGGTCCGTTGGGAATGACCATCTTTTGATGATTTGGGACGTTCGCTCATCGGCATCTGGAAAGCCACAACAGTCATTAAAAGCCCATGAAAATGAG GTCAATTCACTATCATTTAATCCGTTTAATGACTGGATTTTGGCAACAGCGTCTAAAGACAGTACAGTTAACCTATTTGACCTTCGGAAGCTCACTACAAGTTTACATACATGTTTGAGTCATGT AGGATCTGTTGTTCAAGTGGAATGGAGCCCGAGTCATGAAACTATTTTTGCTACCTCTGCTACTGACAAAAGGCTGATAATTTGGGACCTTAACCG GATTGGGGATGAACAGACTGCCGACGAAGCCGTCTTTGGGCCGCCAGAGGCGTTCTTTGTTCACGCCGGTCACACTGCAAAGATCTCAGAATTCTCATGGAACCCCGAGGAGCCTTGGGTCATTGCTAGTGTGGCCGACGACAATATTCTTCAGGTATGGCAGATGGCTGAGAGATACCGAGATGACGGCAGCAATGATCATCGTTGA
- the LOC122016587 gene encoding la-related protein 1B-like, whose product MSRSPDRYSPSASDAASSSPPAPPQEEASDRALGSTDGINRGTSANAALLESAVSASSAPLRSTIDASQSKLYTNPSFNRNHDPFVRQKSHRNPNFSKRCTDASSSSPINHSPREAQHPTSPLDVPPVGLMHQTQSSSTYHRAGHSGSRRGNHGGGVGGTPPHHLRHGNRREHDRGGYGWMSSRGFNAREPQTPTPFLQQRGDPRSFIQPQLLQQPPSSPTMMPFFGIPPQYRHVMPPMGYEIPPVYYLPPPLPPPFESMPIITHQAPSVVTPAGFPSPADYQRFMLVKQIEYYFSPENLCKDHFLRQNMDDHGWVAVSLIASFNRVKQSTRDIPYILDALHGSTVVEVHGEKLRRRGDWMRWILPHSFNQYDSASSPRSPQPLHPDSVLSRFHAFGLHEDPSRHNGTG is encoded by the exons ATGTCGCGCTCGCCGGATCGCTATTCTCCGTCCGCCTCCGACGCTGCTTCCTCCTCTCCGCCTGCGCCTCCCCAGGAAGAAGCGTCCGATCGCGCGCTCGGGTCCACAGACGGCATCAACCGCGGGACGAGCGCCAATGCTGCGCTTTTGGAATCCGCAGTCAGCGCGTCCTCCGCTCCCCTG AGGTCCACGATCGATGCTTCCCAGTCAAAGCTATACACTAACCCTAGTTTTAATCGGAATCACGATCCCTTTGTTCGCCAAAAATCTCATCGGaaccctaatttttcaaaaaGATGTACCGATGCTAGCAGCAGTTCGCCGATCAATCATAGTCCAAGGGAAGCTCAGCATCCAACTAGTCCTTTGGATGTACCTCCTGTTGGCCTCATGCATCAGACGCAAAGCAGCAGCACTTACCACAGAGCTGGTCATAGTGGCAGTAGAAGGGGAAACCATGGTGGCGGAGTCGGTGGAACTCCTCCCCACCATTTGCGCCATGGTAACCGGCGTGAACATGACCGTGGAGGCTATGGCTGGATGAGTTCTAGAGGTTTTAACGCTAGAGAACCGCAAACGCCGACACCATTCCTTCAGCAGCGAGGAGACCCCCGGTCATTTATTCAGCCACAACTGCTACAGCAGCCTCCATCCTCACCTACTATGATGCCGTTCTTTGGCATACCACCGCAGTACCGTCATGTTATGCCTCCCATGGGCTATG AAATTCCTCCTGTTTATTATCTCCCGCCGCCACTGCCTCCGCCATTTGAGAGCATGCCTATCATCACACATCAAGCACCTTCTGTAGTCACCCCTGCAGGGTTTCCATCGCCAGCAGATTATCAGCGCTTTATGTTGGTGAAGCAAATAGAGTACTATTTCAG TCCTGAGAATCTTTGCAAGGATCATTTTCTCAGACAAAATATGGATGATCATGGTTGGGTTGCTGTTTCCTTGATTGCTAGCTTCAACAGG GTCAAGCAGTCGACACGTGACATACCGTATATATTGGATGCATTACACGGTTCAACAGTCGTGGAAGTACAT GGTGAAAAGCTGAGGCGGCGCGGTGACTGGATGAGATGGATACTGCCACACTCCTTCAATCAATATGACTCAGCTTCTAGTCCTCGATCGCCTCAACCACTACATCCTGATTCTGTCCTATCTCGCTTCCATGCTTTTGGATTGCATGAAGATCCTTCCCGACACAATGGCACTGGGTAG
- the LOC122015969 gene encoding uncharacterized protein At1g76070-like isoform X1, which produces MEKPMRSAASIISFLPKRTGFSGDGNAHAQGLQQRRSFIASIVPVEVRRKGKGGAGGEFEEPTSPKVTCMGQVKLRKMRCNSNEETKSLPPPAKPDADKRLKSKRTGDASLFLSRMFRRRRRKFPTESEEEKEIGRGDINPASASAPALGTMRWYSSGRETLQDFDWRKVAEQSGREEEDDGAMVAHSGPIKVGSDGAVAMNPKKRPPPPPPPIPLQL; this is translated from the exons ATGGAGAAGCCAATGAGGTCGGCGGCGTCCATCATCAGCTTCCTCCCCAAACGGACAGGCTTCTCTGGCGATGGAAACGCGCACGCGCAAGGCCTCCAGCAGCGGCGAAGCTTCATCGCTTCGATCGTGCCGGTAGAGGTGCGGCGCAAGGGGAAGGGCGGAGCCGGAGGGGAGTTCGAGGAGCCAACTTCGCCGAAGGTCACTTGCATGGGACAGGTGAAGCTACGTAAGATGAGGTGCAATAGTAATGAGGAAACTAAGTCGCTGCCTCCGCCAGCGAAGCCCGACGCAGATAAGAGGCTGAAGAGTAAGAGGACGGGCGACGCCTCCCTGTTTCTCAGCAGGATGTTTCGCCGGCGCAGGAGGAAATTTCCCACAGAgtcggaggaggagaaggaaatcGGAAGAGGAGATATAAATCCGGCGTCGGCGTCGGCGCCGGCGCTGGGGACGATGAGGTGGTACTCGAGCGGGCGGGAGACGCTGCAGGATTTTGACTGGAGGAAGGTGGCAGAGCAGAGCGGCCGAGAGGAGGAGGACGACGGGGCGATGGTGGCCCACTCGGGGCCGATCAAAGTGGGGAGCGACGGAGCGGTGGCAATGAACCCGAAGAAGAGGCCGCCACCACCGCCGCCGCCGATTCCTCTCCAACTCta A
- the LOC122015969 gene encoding replication protein A 14 kDa subunit-like isoform X2, with the protein MPHLANKVACTAALALPSDEIQRRIHHESHVIFYSGARSSHNGPTAWTRTYKSAAIPSAAWFSSLLTGRIREKRAKPKSMDTSSPAVFVNSEILKMYLGRRVRAVIQVLRNDAGAIVGKSTDGQQLTIKGSQALPLSHYVEVIGIADSNQSIRAEICTDFGENFDVSAYNGLCQLANGKFKNLFH; encoded by the exons ATGCCTCACTTGGCTAATAAAGTAGCCTGCACTGCTGCTCTGGCTCTGCCCTCCGATGAGATCCAACGGCGGATACATCACGAGTCGCACGTTATTTTCTACTCGGGGGCCCGTTCGTCACATAATGGACCCACGGCCTGGACGAGGACCTATAAAAGCGCGGCAATCCCTTCCGCCGCTTGGTTTTCTTCACTTCTCACTGGTCGTATCCGAGAAAAAAGGGCGAAGCCTAAG AGTATGGATACATCTAGTCCTGCCGTTTTTGTCAACTCAGAGATTCTGAAAATGTACCTTGGTCGAAGAGTCCGGGCTGTGATTCAAGTCTTGCGAAATGATGCTGGAGCTATTGTTGGTAAATCAACTGATGGGCAACAGCTAACTATTAAGGGCTCTCAGGCCCTTCCCCTGTCCCATTATGTTGAGGTCATTGGCATTGCTGACAGCAACCAATCAATTCGAGCTGAAATATGCACTGATTTTGGTGAAAATTTTG ATGTGTCAGCTTACAATGGGTTATGCCAGCTCGCGAATGGCAAATTCAAGAATTTATTTCACTAG
- the LOC122015969 gene encoding replication protein A 14 kDa subunit-like isoform X3, with protein sequence MDTSSPAVFVNSEILKMYLGRRVRAVIQVLRNDAGAIVGKSTDGQQLTIKGSQALPLSHYVEVIGIADSNQSIRAEICTDFGENFDVSAYNGLCQLANGKFKNLFH encoded by the exons ATGGATACATCTAGTCCTGCCGTTTTTGTCAACTCAGAGATTCTGAAAATGTACCTTGGTCGAAGAGTCCGGGCTGTGATTCAAGTCTTGCGAAATGATGCTGGAGCTATTGTTGGTAAATCAACTGATGGGCAACAGCTAACTATTAAGGGCTCTCAGGCCCTTCCCCTGTCCCATTATGTTGAGGTCATTGGCATTGCTGACAGCAACCAATCAATTCGAGCTGAAATATGCACTGATTTTGGTGAAAATTTTG ATGTGTCAGCTTACAATGGGTTATGCCAGCTCGCGAATGGCAAATTCAAGAATTTATTTCACTAG